CGGCCGGATATCCCTGGTGCGGGTCTTCTCCGGCACCCTCCGCCCCGATGAGACCGTCCATGTGTCCGGCCACGGTCTGGAGGACCGCGGCCATGAGGACCATGACGTGGACGAGCGGGTCGGCGCCCTGTCCGCGCCCTTCGGCAAACAGCAGCGCGCCCTGCCCCAGGCCATCGCGGGTGATCTGGCGTGCGTGGCCAAGCTGACCCGCGCCGAGACCGGGGACACCCTCTCGTCCAAGGACCAGCCGCTTCTGATGGAGCCCTGGCAGATGCCCGATCCGCTGCTGCCGGTGGCCATCCAGGCACACAGCAAACCGGACGAGGACAAGCTGTCGCTGGGCCTGTCCCGGCTGGTCGCCGAGGACCCGACGATGCGCCTGGAGCAGAACCCGGACACCCATCAGGTGGTGCTGTGGTGCCTGGGCGAGGCGCATATGGATGTCGCGCTGGAGCGGCTGCGCAGCCGGTACGGAGTCCAGGTGGACGCGGTGCCGTACAAGGTCTCGCTGCGCGAGACCTTCGGGGCGAAGTCGGCCGGGCGCGGCCGCCATGTCAAGCAGTCCGGCGGGCACGGCCAGTACGCGATCTGCGAGATCGAGGTGGAGCCGCTGCCGGAGGGCTCGGGCATCGAGTTCGTGGACAAGGTCGTGGGCGGCGCGGTGCCCCGGCAGTTCATCCCGTCCGTCGAGAAGGGCGTGCGCGGCCAGGCCGCGCGGGGCGTCGCCGCCGGATATCCGCTGGTCGATGTGCGGGTCACGCTGCTGGACGGCAAGGCCCACTCGGTGGACTCCTCCGACGCCGCCTTCCAGACGGCGGGCGCGCTCGCGCTGCGCGAGGCGGCCGCCGACGCCCGGATCGACCTGCTGGAACCGGTGGTCGAGGTGGGCGTGCTGGTCTCGGACGACTATGTCGGCGCCGTCATGAGCGATCTGTCCGGCCGGCGCGGCCGGGTCGTCGGCACCGAACAGTCCGGCGGCGGACAGACCTTGATCAAGGCGGATGTGCCGGAGATCGAGATCGGTCGGTACGCGGTCGATCTGCGATCGCTTTCGCATGGCACGGGACGGTTCAGCCGCTCCTACGCCCGGCATGAGCCGATGCCCCACCAGCTGGCCGAGCGGATGCGCGAACAAGTCGCCGCGGAGGCGTAGTTCACGGCCCGTCCATGGCGTAGCGCACGGCCGTGTCACGGCCCGTCCGTGACGTAGGTCACGGCCCGCCCGCCCCAACCGCGCCGGGGCGGGCGGGCCTTCGCCGTCCGCCGACGGTTCCGCGGGCGGTTCGTGGGCGGTTCCCTGGGCGGTCTTCTCCACGAGGGTTTTCCACAGGCCGCACACGCCCTGGCGACAGGCGGCGCACACCCCGGATACGCTGAGGTCGCAGCGCAAGAGCGTGCCGTATTGGGGGCGTTGGTGACGGACGGATTCGACTTCAGTCCCGGGGCGCAGGTTCCCCTGTCGGGAGCGGCGGGACAGACGGCGGCGACGCAGGCACTCGCGTCGGCCGCCTACCGCGACGACCCCGTGGCAAAGTTGCTCGACGCCAATTCGGAGTGGACGGTCTCGGAGGTCAAGAAGCCGAGGATCTCCCTCTTCGAGCCGAACCTGGGCGAGGCGTTCGCACGCGCCGTCCAGCTGAGAATGCTCGGCGGCGGCCGGGGCCAGGTGATCCAGTCCTTCGGCATGGAGCCGCAGACGGTCGTCGAGCACTGTCTGGCCGCCAACCGCATCCGCAAGACCCGTGACGCCCGGCTCACCGCCGTCATGGTGATCTTCGGCCTGCTGTTCCTGCCCGGGACGCTGCTGTGGCTCGGCGTCTTCCAGCTGCGCCGCTCGGTCGCCGGGGCGCAGGACAAGCGGATGGGGGCACTCGGCACGGCGCTGCTGGTGGCGCTCGGCGTCATGGTCCTCATCTTCCTGATCAAGCTGCCTTTCGGGGGCTTCTGGGGGATCTATCTCCGGGGCGTCGTGGTCGCCCCGGTCATCGGCTGGTACATCGCCAAGCAGATCTGCGAGCGCACCGCCAAGGACCTCCGGGACTCCTGGGGCGGGCTGCTCTCCGGCGGCGGCGTCGGCGCCAAGGTGCCCGAGACGGTGCCCAACCACCCGGGCCAGACCGCCGCCGAAGAGCTGCGCAAGTCGCTCCACAAGCTCACCGCCGAGCAGCACAGCAATGTGGTCTTCTACGCCGGCCCCAAGGGCATATTGGGCATGGGCACCCGCTGGGGCAGCTGGCAGCTGGCCGAGGACCTGGTCTCGGCCGATCCCGACAAGGAGATCGACCCCTTCCGCAGCTGGGACGTCATACGGGCGATCCATGACCAGCTGCGCATGCTCGAGCGCACCCCACTGCACACCGGCGGCTTCCCCACACCCTCCGTGCGCCACTGGGTGGTCTCGCCGATCGGTGAGGAAGCCAAGGCGGTCGAGCGCGGCGGCACCTCCGAGGAGGAGGGCTTCCAGATAAAGGGCGTCGAGCTCCAGCGGATCTGCGACCAGCAGCAGTTCGGCGCCGGTGACCGGCACTACCTGGGTGTGCAGTTCGTGCTCTGGGACGGCCAGTTGGTGATCACCCTGATGATCACGGTGACGCTGTTGCACAAGACGCTGCGGATCGAGGTCACCGGGCATGCGCTGGGGCCGATACATCCGCTGTTCCGCAACAAGCCGTCAGCGCCCAGCAAGACGGTCCCCAAGACCTTTCGGTTCTGGGAGACCAAGTCCATCCCGCTGCCGCTGGTGAACGCGAAGGAGGTCGTGCGGCTGGCCGCGCGGGCCCCCTTCACCTGGTACCCGCCGATCCTGGACCACCTCGGGGGCAAGCTGGTGCTGCCCGAGCCGTTCGGTCTGCGGCACGCCTGGGCGGACAAGCCCTGGCGCCACCGCTTCATGGCGGACGACGCGCTGCGCGCCGCCACGCCGGTGCTGCGGGTGGTCCATGAGGCGGCCATCGGGGTGCTCAAGCACCACGGCGTGGACACCGAGCGCTTCGGCAACCGCTCGCTGACGCTCAGCGGCCAGGTCCAGGACGCCGCCCCGAAGAAGGCCGATCTGTACGACGCGTAAGGGCACGACGCGTAAGGCGAACGCTCATGGGTCGGGCCCTGGCCGCGCGGCCAGGGCCCGACCCATGAGCGGCGGCTAGGCCCCCGGCCGGGGCCAGGCGTCGGCGAGCAACCGGCGGGTGTCGGCGAGGAGTTGCGGCAGCACCTTGGTCCTGCCGATCACGGGCATGAAGTTGGTGTCCCCGCCCCAGCGCGGCACCACATGCTGATGCAGATGCGCCGCGATTCCGGCGCCCGCCACGGTCCCCTGGTTCATGCCGATGTTGAAACCGTGCGCACCCGAGGCGGTACGCAGCGCGGTCATCGCGGCCTTGGTGTACTCCGCGAGCTCCACCGTCTCCTCGGCGGTGAGCTCGGTGTAGTCGGCGATGTGCCGGAACGGGACGACCATGAGATGACCGCCGGTGTACGGGTACAGGTTGAGCACGACGTACACGGACTCGCCACGAGCGATGATCAAGCCGTCCTCGTCGGACTTCTCCGGAATGGAGCAGAACGGACAGCCATCGCCCGCGCCCGGGCCGGTCGGCTTGTTCTCCCCCTGGATGTAGGCCATCCGATGGGGCGTCCACAGGCGCTGGAACGCGTCAGGCGTCCCCACTCCGATCTGCTGTTCCGGCTCACTCGTCATGCGGGCCAGCATATTCGCCCCGCAGGGGTGAGGAAGAGCCGAGGGGCGGCCCTGGTCAGGGCCGCCCCTCGGAATCCCGGCCTCCGTGGAGACCGCTCCTGGATCAGACCTGGATCCGGCGCTCCACGGCGTCGGCGATCTCGGCCAGCGCCTGGTCGATCGGGATGCCGTTCTTCTGCGAGCCGTCGCGGTAGCGGAAGCTCACCGCGCCGTTCGCGACGTCCTCGTCACCCGCGATCACCATGAACGGGATCTTGGACTTCTGGGCGTTCCTGATCTTCTTCTGCATCCGGTCCGAGGACGAGTCCACCTCCATCCGCAGGCCCTTCGCCTTGGCCTGGGCGGCGAACTCCTCCAGGTACGGCACATGGGTGTCGCCGATCGGGATGCCGACCGCCTGGACCGGGGCGAGCCACACCGGGAAGGCGCCCGCGTAGTGCTCCAGCAGCACCGCGAAGAAGCGCTCGATCGAGCCGAAGAGCGCCCGGTGGATCATGACGGGCTGCTGACGGGAGCCGTCCGCCGCGGTGTACTCCAGCTCGAACCGGGCCGGCTGGTTGAAGTCGACCTGGATGGTCGACATCTGCCAGGTGCGGCCGATCGCGTCCCGGGCCTGGACCGAGATCTTGGGACCGTAGAAGGCCGCGCCGCCCGGGTCCATGACCAGCTCCAGGCCCTGCTTCTCCGCGGCCTTGCGCAGCTCCTCCGTGGCCTCTTCCCACTGGTCGTCGCTGCCCATGAACTTGTCGGAGTCGTCCCGGGTGGACAGCTCCAGATAGAAGTCGCTCAGGCCGTAGTCGCGGAGCAGGTCCAGCACGAAGGTGAGCAGATTGTCGAGCTCATCGGCCATCTGCTCCTTGGTGCAGTAGATGTGCGAGTCGTCCTGGGTGAAGCCCCGGGCCCGGGTCAGGCCGTGGACGACGCCGGACTTCTCGTACCGGTAGACCGTGCCGAACTCGAAGAGCCGCAGCGGCAGCTCGCGATAGGACCGCCCGCGCGCCCGGAAGACCAGGTTGTGCATCGGGCAGTTCATGGCCTTGAGGTAGTAGTCCTGGCCCTCGAACTCCATGGGCGGGAACATGCCGTCCATGTAGTGCGGCAGATGGCCGGAGGTCTCGAAGAGCTTGGCCTTGGTGATGTGGGGGGTGTTGACGAACTCGTACCCCGCCTCCTCGTGCCGCTTCCGCGAGTACTGCTCCATCTCCTTGCGGATCACGCCGCCCTTGGGGTGGAACACCGCGAGGCCCGAGCCCAGCTCGTCGGGGAAGGAGAACAGATCCAGCTCCGCGCCCAGCTTGCGGTGGTCGCGCTTCTCGGCCTCGGCGAGGAAGTCCAGGTACGCCTTCAGCTCGTCCTTGGTCGGCCAGGCGGTGCCGTAGATCCGCTGGAGCTGGGGGTTCTTCTCGCTGCCCCGCCAGTACGCGGCGGCGCTGCGCATCAGCTTGAAGGCCGGGATGTTCCGCGTGGTCGGCAGGTGCGGGCCGCGGCAGAGGTCCTTCCAGCACAGCTCGCCGGTCTTGGCGTCGAGGTTGTCGTAGATGGTCAGCTCGCCCGCGCCGACCTCGGCGGACGCGCCCTCGGCGGCGTCCGCGGCCGACCCCTTGAGCCCGATCAGCTCCAGCTTGTACGGCTCGGCGGAGAGCTCCTCGCGCGCCTCCTCGTCGGTGACCGCGCGGCGGGAGAACCGCTGCCCCCGCTTCTGGATCTCCTGCATCTTCTTCTCGATGCGCTTGAGATCGTCCGGGTGGAACGGGGTCTCGACGTCGAAGTCGTAGTAGAAGCCGTCCTTGATCGGCGGGCCGATGCCCAGCTTCGCGTCCGGGAACAGCTCCTGCACCGCCTGGGCCATCACATGCGCGGTGGAGTGGCGCAGGATGTCCAGACCGTCCTGGCTGGTGATCTCCACCGGCTCGATCTCATCGCCCTCGGCCGGCTGGTACGCCAGGTCCTTGAGCTGCCCGCCCACGCGCACGGCGACGATCGAG
This genomic interval from Streptomyces asiaticus contains the following:
- a CDS encoding elongation factor G-like protein EF-G2, with protein sequence MGDKTSTHPGAAGRAVAADRPSSLRNVVLVGHSGTGKTTLVEALALATGAVNRAGRVEDGGCLSDYDDIEHRQQRSVQLSLVPVEWGGMKINLLDTPGYADFVGELRAGLRAADAALFVVSAAQDALGITGATRMVWDECAAVGMPRAIVITHLEAARASFEEMTELCRDSFGGDDPDAVLPLYLPLRGEPGPDGHAPVTGLIGLLTQRVFDYASGTRTESPPQEDQLPLVEEARGRLIEGIIAESEDETLMDRYLGGEEIDVKTLIEDLEKAVARGSFHPVLAAAPAAAGSKQGLGTIELLDLVTGGFPSPLERETPAVTTPQGAARPPLSCDPDGPLAAEVVKTSSDPYVGRISLVRVFSGTLRPDETVHVSGHGLEDRGHEDHDVDERVGALSAPFGKQQRALPQAIAGDLACVAKLTRAETGDTLSSKDQPLLMEPWQMPDPLLPVAIQAHSKPDEDKLSLGLSRLVAEDPTMRLEQNPDTHQVVLWCLGEAHMDVALERLRSRYGVQVDAVPYKVSLRETFGAKSAGRGRHVKQSGGHGQYAICEIEVEPLPEGSGIEFVDKVVGGAVPRQFIPSVEKGVRGQAARGVAAGYPLVDVRVTLLDGKAHSVDSSDAAFQTAGALALREAAADARIDLLEPVVEVGVLVSDDYVGAVMSDLSGRRGRVVGTEQSGGGQTLIKADVPEIEIGRYAVDLRSLSHGTGRFSRSYARHEPMPHQLAERMREQVAAEA
- the thrS gene encoding threonine--tRNA ligase; this translates as MSDVRVIIQRDSEREERVVATGTTTADLFTGDRSIVAVRVGGQLKDLAYQPAEGDEIEPVEITSQDGLDILRHSTAHVMAQAVQELFPDAKLGIGPPIKDGFYYDFDVETPFHPDDLKRIEKKMQEIQKRGQRFSRRAVTDEEAREELSAEPYKLELIGLKGSAADAAEGASAEVGAGELTIYDNLDAKTGELCWKDLCRGPHLPTTRNIPAFKLMRSAAAYWRGSEKNPQLQRIYGTAWPTKDELKAYLDFLAEAEKRDHRKLGAELDLFSFPDELGSGLAVFHPKGGVIRKEMEQYSRKRHEEAGYEFVNTPHITKAKLFETSGHLPHYMDGMFPPMEFEGQDYYLKAMNCPMHNLVFRARGRSYRELPLRLFEFGTVYRYEKSGVVHGLTRARGFTQDDSHIYCTKEQMADELDNLLTFVLDLLRDYGLSDFYLELSTRDDSDKFMGSDDQWEEATEELRKAAEKQGLELVMDPGGAAFYGPKISVQARDAIGRTWQMSTIQVDFNQPARFELEYTAADGSRQQPVMIHRALFGSIERFFAVLLEHYAGAFPVWLAPVQAVGIPIGDTHVPYLEEFAAQAKAKGLRMEVDSSSDRMQKKIRNAQKSKIPFMVIAGDEDVANGAVSFRYRDGSQKNGIPIDQALAEIADAVERRIQV
- a CDS encoding HIT family protein, with translation MLARMTSEPEQQIGVGTPDAFQRLWTPHRMAYIQGENKPTGPGAGDGCPFCSIPEKSDEDGLIIARGESVYVVLNLYPYTGGHLMVVPFRHIADYTELTAEETVELAEYTKAAMTALRTASGAHGFNIGMNQGTVAGAGIAAHLHQHVVPRWGGDTNFMPVIGRTKVLPQLLADTRRLLADAWPRPGA